The genomic DNA AATCCGGACGAAAGCATTCATCATCACAACGTTGGTTTCCCTACTGTTAGTGGTAGGTCTTGCAAATATGCAAACGATTCTTTCTGTTTTTGATGAAGAAGAAGCGAAACAGGTAGCCGTTCTAGATTCTTCAAATAAATTTTATGAACCATTGAAGCAACAGACAGAGTCGCAATCCGATGAGGTAGAGCTTGTTAAAGTGACCGATTCGGAAAAGTCTGTTGAAGGAGAGCTGCGAGAAGGAAAGTACGATGGCATGTTGATCATTTCTGAGACAGACGATGGGTTACCAGCTGCTGTCTTTAAGGCGGAGAGTGTCTCAGATGCTGGTTGGATCGGAAAGATCGAGCGGGGTTTACAGCAGACTAAGGTTATGACTGCCACAGCGAATCTAGGTGTCGATCCTTCTGAGCTGTCGGAGCTGTATGCGCCTGTTTCTTTTGAGAAGGAAGCTTTGAAGGAAAACGCGAAGACAGCTGAGGAATTGAACCAGGCACGGGCTGTGGTTTATGTGATCCTGTTTATGATTTATTTTGCGGTCTTATTCTATGGTTCAATGATTGCAACAGAGGTTGCGACTGAGAAATCGTCCAGGGTCATGGAAATTTTGATTTCGAGTGTTTCCCCGGTTAAGCAGATGTTCGGTAAGATTTTCGGAATTGCACTGCTCGGGTTGACCCAATTTGTTCTGATTTTCGTTGTCGGGTACATTTCGTTTAAAAATGCACCCGATCGTCCATCCCCTACAACCATTAACGACTTTTCAGATTTTATCCAGATCGATCAACTGCCACTATCGACCATTATTTACGCATTGATCTTTTTCCTGTTAGGGTTCATGTTATATGCGACCTTGTTGGCGATGCTCGGTTCACTCGTCAATAAAGTCGAAGAAGCGAGCCAGGTCATCACACCTGTCATTCTGATCATAGTCGTTGCCTTCATGATTGCGATGTCCGGGTTAGGGAACCCCGATGCTGGGTTCATCACGGTGACGTCTTACATTCCGTTCTTCACACCGATGATCATGTTCCTTCGAGCGGGGATGTTGAATATTCCGATGTGGGAAGTACTTCTTGGTATCCTTATCATGCTGGCGACAATCGCTTTATTCGCTATCATTGCAGCAAAGGTATATCGTGGAGGCGTCCTCATGTATGGCAATGCAACGTCATTGAAGAATTTCAAAAAAGCATTGATGTTTGCGAAAAAATAGATGTTTAATAGAGTGTTGAATTCTTAGCGGATTCAGCACTCTATTTTTTCGTGAATAGGAGTTAAAAAGGGAAAAAGAAGGTGTTAGGACGTTTCCTCAAGAAAGAATCTTCTTCCATGAGGCAAAACGAACAAACGCTCGTATGGATATGATAAAATGCCTATAAGGATACTAGAGAGCGGATTCGCAGAAAGGGGAGAGGTTATGCAAAAACTCACTTTCATCCATACAGCTGACTTACATATTGATACACCTTTTAAAGGATTGGGACACTTGCCGGGTTCGATTTTCCGACAAATACAAGACAGTACCTTTCAGTCCTTTGAACGAATTGTCACTGTTGCAATCAATCATCAGGTCGACTTTGTCTTGATTGCAGGGGACCTCTATGATGGAGCAAATCGTAGTTTGAAAGCACAATTGTTCCTTAGGAACCAGTTTCAGAGATTAGATGAAGTGGGGATTGAGGTGTTTGCCATTCACGGGAATCATGATCACCTCGGTGGTGAATTCGTTTCGTTAACATGGCCGGAGAATGTCCATTTTTTCGATGGAGAGAAGCCTGGTATGATCCCTTTTACCAAAGAAGGAGAAACCCTCGCTCACATCTATGGATACAGTTACCCAAGACAGGCTGTGACGGAAAATGTCGCTGCAACCTATTCCAAGATAGAAGGAGCCCCTTTCCATATCGCACTTCTTCATGGGACGAACGGCACTCACCATGCTCATGATACATATGCTCCTTTCTCTCTTAGCGATTTAAAAGCGAAATCATTTGACTATTGGGCGCTTGGGCACATCCATAAACGAAGTGAACTGGCTATGGATCCTCCAATCATCTATTCAGGAAATATACAAGGATTGAACAGAAAAGAAAGTGGGGCAAAGGGCTGTTACATGGTGGATATGTCTGCCTCTACACCGGAGCTTACTTTTATTGAAACAGCGCCAGTCCGTTGGGAAACCGTCACTGTTGAAGGTGAGAGTCTGAATCAAGCAAATGACTTGATCCATCATCTGGAAGCGTTGAAAGAGAAATACCGAAAAGAAGGTGTCCATACGCTTTTAACCATCAAGCTGACGCTGGAGGGTTCTGTTGGCAATGAAATGCAACAGGATGCTGTGATGGAGGATATTTTGCTCCATCTGCAGGACGGGGAAGAGGAGGAGGAACCGTTCATTTGGATCGATCGTATCGACCTCGATTGGAAGCAGGAAGCGTTACTTGAAGAGCTGGGTGACGCCCATTTTGTTAAGGAAATTCTTCACGTATTCGATGATTTGGATGACCTGATACCGGTACTGGAGCCTTTATTGAACCATCGAACCAGCAGACGTTTCATTCCGAAAGAAATGTCAAAGGATCAAGACATCATCGAGGCTGCTGAAAAGCTGCTGGTCGAGCTGATGATGGAAGGACCGGAAAGGCAGGGATCGGTCAAATGATCATTAAACGCCTACATATATATGGATTCGGACGTTTTGAAAATTACGTAATGGAGCTTGAAGACAATGGTGTCCAGGTGATTCTTGGTGAAAATGAATCTGGTAAATCAACAATAATGGCGTTCATCGAATATATGCTGTTCGGCTTTCCGAAGAAAAGTGAGAAGCGGCTGCGATATGAACCGAAAACGACCCAGGCATACGGAGGTAAGCTGCAATTGCAAACATCCGAGCATGGGCTCCTTACAATTGAACGAAAAGGAGGCGCTTCAGGCACAGTTGATTTGTATAACGATAACGGCGAAAAAGTGGATCCAGGCTTTTTACGTAAAATCCTTGCTGAAGTGAATGTAAGTACCTTCCGAAATGTGTTTTCCTTCAACTTAGACGGACTTCAGAAGGTTGGAGAAATCAAATCTGAAGAGCTGGGAGAGTACCTTTTCAATGCAGGTTTGACCGGAGCCCAGCAATTGAATGTCATTTCAGATCGCCTGGAAGAAGAACAACAAAAGCTTTTCAAGCCAAACGGAAAGAACCCGCTGATCAACCAGAAAGCGAAAACGTTAGTGGAATTGGATCGCCAGGTCAAGCAGTGGGGCAAAAAGCTGGATGACTACAATACCATGAAAGCCGATCTTGAACAGAAAAAGGTCAGCATGCTTCAGTACGAAGAGAGAAAAAGGGAGGTTCGAGAAAGGCTTACCGCCCTTCAACACTATCAATCAATCAGACCATTGGTGGAAAAGGAAAAAATGCTAAAGACACAGCTAGATGAGCTGCCGACGGCCCTTCCTTTTCCAGAAGAAGGGTTGGAAAGGTACCGTCGTTTGAAGGACCGTTTGGTTGATCTTGAAAGCGAACATCAACATATAGCAGATCTCATCCAAGAAAACGAAGAATCACAGAAATCGATTGAGATCGATGAATCATTGCTTGCTAAATCAAAGGAAATTCGAGAGACGGATTCCTCCCTCCGGTTGTTCAAAGCTAGACAGGCGGACCTCAATCGTCTTCGAGAACGTGCAGCAAATGTCCGTCAAGAAATTGAAGCAGAAAGAGAATCAATTGGTACAGAGTGGACAGGGGAGAAAATTCGATCGACAAACACGGATCTGGTGACGAAACAGCAGCTGCTGGCGATAACCAAACAGCTGGATGAGCTTGAAGGTGAACAAAAACGTTTGGATCGTGAGCTTGAGCAAGCTCGAATGAAACTCGAAGAGAATGAGAAGAAGCTGGAAAAAATGGAGAAGCAACGATTACCTGAGGAAGAAATCCAAGCTTACCGTGAGAAGTTAACCAGGTTATCTCATCAGTCACCACAGCAAATCCGTGAACAGATCCAGGCATTGAAGGATATTCAAAAGACCACAACACAATCGTCTAACAAGTGGATAGGCTGGTCCATGATCAGTCTAGGAATGGTTGTCGCGCTCATGATGATGATCTTGGGTGATCGGCTGATCGGTCTTGTCATCGGGGTCAGTCTCATTGGCCTCGGATTTATCCTGCAGACCAGGAAAGAGACGAAGGATGATGGAATCAGCGGTCGAATACGTGACCTGAACAAACAACTGGATCAAGTTGATGAGATGGACGTTGAGGAAGAATCGAAAAAGTTGAATGACTTGCTATTGAACCAGCAACAGATTACGTTGCAAATAAGATACGCAGATGACCAAACGGAAGAACTTGAACGGAACTACCAACAAATTGCTCGACGTTATGATCAATGGGAACTGGATTATCATCGCACACAGGATCAATTGAATGAATGGCGAGAGCGTTTCTCTATGCCAAAGCATGTCCCCTATCACATGCTGGTTGAAATTTTCGAGCGGATCGACCGTATAAAGCAACGGTATAAAGAAAAGCAGAAGTTGGAAGCAGAAATGCGTCAAATCGAACAATCAAATCTACATTTTATAAAAACCCTAGAACAATTACTCGGATATGATCTTGAGGGAAGTGAATCGATTGAGGTTGAAGTTGCTCAACTGACTGCAAGGCTTGACAAGGAAATGGAACACCAGAAAAATCTTCTTCAACTTCAACACGATCATGAGGAGCTATGTAGACGAGAAGAGGCGATGAAGAAGAAGCTGGAGCATTATTTAGAAGAAGCTGACCGATTGTTCAAAACAGCTGAGGTAGATGATGAAGAAGCTTATTGGGCAAAAGGGAAAGCAAATGTAACCTATCACAAATTAATGGAAGAACTGAGAACAGTACAAATTCAACTGGACCAAATGTCTTCTGATCGTTTTCAAGTGGATGCGTTTCTTGGGCAGGGTGTAAATGAAATCCAATCTGAAATCGAGGAACTTGCAGAAGAGCTCGAGAAGGTGGAAGCCAATGTTGATCAGTTGCGGGATGAAAGTTCTACGTTACAAGCGAACCTTGCCTTTCTAGAGGAAGACGGAACCTATTCTGAACAGCTTCATCAATTGGAAGCGGCGAAAAGTGAATTTGCTCAGCTTACGAGAAAATGGTCAATATATCGGACAGCGCAATATGCCTTGAATAAAGCGAAGCAAAACTACCAAGCAGAAAGGCAGCCGAAGGTCATCCAACGAGCCGAAACCTATTTTAGCAACCTA from Pseudalkalibacillus sp. SCS-8 includes the following:
- a CDS encoding ABC transporter permease, whose amino-acid sequence is MSKLWIVMAHTYKSRIRTKAFIITTLVSLLLVVGLANMQTILSVFDEEEAKQVAVLDSSNKFYEPLKQQTESQSDEVELVKVTDSEKSVEGELREGKYDGMLIISETDDGLPAAVFKAESVSDAGWIGKIERGLQQTKVMTATANLGVDPSELSELYAPVSFEKEALKENAKTAEELNQARAVVYVILFMIYFAVLFYGSMIATEVATEKSSRVMEILISSVSPVKQMFGKIFGIALLGLTQFVLIFVVGYISFKNAPDRPSPTTINDFSDFIQIDQLPLSTIIYALIFFLLGFMLYATLLAMLGSLVNKVEEASQVITPVILIIVVAFMIAMSGLGNPDAGFITVTSYIPFFTPMIMFLRAGMLNIPMWEVLLGILIMLATIALFAIIAAKVYRGGVLMYGNATSLKNFKKALMFAKK
- a CDS encoding DNA repair exonuclease, with product MQKLTFIHTADLHIDTPFKGLGHLPGSIFRQIQDSTFQSFERIVTVAINHQVDFVLIAGDLYDGANRSLKAQLFLRNQFQRLDEVGIEVFAIHGNHDHLGGEFVSLTWPENVHFFDGEKPGMIPFTKEGETLAHIYGYSYPRQAVTENVAATYSKIEGAPFHIALLHGTNGTHHAHDTYAPFSLSDLKAKSFDYWALGHIHKRSELAMDPPIIYSGNIQGLNRKESGAKGCYMVDMSASTPELTFIETAPVRWETVTVEGESLNQANDLIHHLEALKEKYRKEGVHTLLTIKLTLEGSVGNEMQQDAVMEDILLHLQDGEEEEEPFIWIDRIDLDWKQEALLEELGDAHFVKEILHVFDDLDDLIPVLEPLLNHRTSRRFIPKEMSKDQDIIEAAEKLLVELMMEGPERQGSVK
- a CDS encoding ATP-binding protein produces the protein MIIKRLHIYGFGRFENYVMELEDNGVQVILGENESGKSTIMAFIEYMLFGFPKKSEKRLRYEPKTTQAYGGKLQLQTSEHGLLTIERKGGASGTVDLYNDNGEKVDPGFLRKILAEVNVSTFRNVFSFNLDGLQKVGEIKSEELGEYLFNAGLTGAQQLNVISDRLEEEQQKLFKPNGKNPLINQKAKTLVELDRQVKQWGKKLDDYNTMKADLEQKKVSMLQYEERKREVRERLTALQHYQSIRPLVEKEKMLKTQLDELPTALPFPEEGLERYRRLKDRLVDLESEHQHIADLIQENEESQKSIEIDESLLAKSKEIRETDSSLRLFKARQADLNRLRERAANVRQEIEAERESIGTEWTGEKIRSTNTDLVTKQQLLAITKQLDELEGEQKRLDRELEQARMKLEENEKKLEKMEKQRLPEEEIQAYREKLTRLSHQSPQQIREQIQALKDIQKTTTQSSNKWIGWSMISLGMVVALMMMILGDRLIGLVIGVSLIGLGFILQTRKETKDDGISGRIRDLNKQLDQVDEMDVEEESKKLNDLLLNQQQITLQIRYADDQTEELERNYQQIARRYDQWELDYHRTQDQLNEWRERFSMPKHVPYHMLVEIFERIDRIKQRYKEKQKLEAEMRQIEQSNLHFIKTLEQLLGYDLEGSESIEVEVAQLTARLDKEMEHQKNLLQLQHDHEELCRREEAMKKKLEHYLEEADRLFKTAEVDDEEAYWAKGKANVTYHKLMEELRTVQIQLDQMSSDRFQVDAFLGQGVNEIQSEIEELAEELEKVEANVDQLRDESSTLQANLAFLEEDGTYSEQLHQLEAAKSEFAQLTRKWSIYRTAQYALNKAKQNYQAERQPKVIQRAETYFSNLTEGRYSHLIPPNGEESFLVERKDTLLFNPEELSRATKEQLYLALRFALAQEYESQGVFPFVLDDILVNFDVKRRTLAARLIEGIGKERQILYFTCHEETAGHLTNHPYRLKAVIQETQPN